The genomic DNA TCCGCCGACCACCGACCCGACCGACCCCGGAACCGGCACCGGCGGCTGAGCACCGCGCGCCGAGGCATCCGCCCGAGGCATCCGCCCGGCATCCGCCCGAGGCATCCGAACCCGCACCAGACCTGAACGTCCCACCCGAGAGGACCCGACCCCATGACGATCGCCCCAGTCCAGACGACCTGGTTCGCCGAGACGTTCGCCCTGCTGGCCGACAACGTCGAGCAGGCGATCCTCGGCAAGCGGCACGTCATCGAGCTCGTGCTCGCCACCGCGATCAGCAAGGGCCACGTGCTGCTCGAGGACTACCCGGGCACCGGCAAGACGGCGCTCGCCCGGTCGATCGCGCAGACCGTGCACGGCACGAACGCGCGCATCCAGTTCACGCCCGACCTGCTGCCCGGCGACGTCACCGGCATCACCGTGTTCGACCAGAAGCGCGGCGAGTTCGAGTTCCACGCCGGGCCGGTGTTCGCGAACATCGTGCTCGCCGACGAGATCAACCGCGCCAGCCCGAAGACCCAGTCGGCGCTGCTCGAGGTGATGGAGGAGGGCAACGTCACCATCGACGGCGTGACCCGCCCCGTCGGCGACCCGTTCCTCGTGATCGCGACGCAGAACCCGATCGAGCAGGGCGGCACCTACCGCCTGCCCGAGGCGCAGCTCGACCGGTTCATGATCAAGACCTCGGTGGGCTACCCCGACGAAGCCGCGACGCTGCGGATCCTGCAGGGCGTGGCCGAGCCGCGCGGCGACCTCGACGCGGTCGCCACCACCGACACGCTCGTCGCGATGAGCGACCTCTCGCGCGGCGTGTACGTGAACCCGCTCATCTCCGACTACATCATGCGGATCGTCGACGCGACCCGCCGCGCGAGCGAGGTGCGCCTCGGCGTCAGCGTGCGCGGCGCGATCGCGCTGTCGAAGCTCGTCATGACCTGGGCCGCCGCACGCGGCCGCAGCTTCGTCACCCCCGACGACGTGCGCGAACTCGCGGTGCCCGCCCTCGCCCACCGCCTCGTGCTCGAGCCCGAGGCCGAGTTCGACGG from Agromyces larvae includes the following:
- a CDS encoding AAA family ATPase, translated to MTIAPVQTTWFAETFALLADNVEQAILGKRHVIELVLATAISKGHVLLEDYPGTGKTALARSIAQTVHGTNARIQFTPDLLPGDVTGITVFDQKRGEFEFHAGPVFANIVLADEINRASPKTQSALLEVMEEGNVTIDGVTRPVGDPFLVIATQNPIEQGGTYRLPEAQLDRFMIKTSVGYPDEAATLRILQGVAEPRGDLDAVATTDTLVAMSDLSRGVYVNPLISDYIMRIVDATRRASEVRLGVSVRGAIALSKLVMTWAAARGRSFVTPDDVRELAVPALAHRLVLEPEAEFDGVTAVAVVGQILLDVAPPRENGTL